Proteins co-encoded in one Candidatus Eisenbacteria bacterium genomic window:
- the dapB gene encoding 4-hydroxy-tetrahydrodipicolinate reductase, with product MRVDSADRVLRFVLAGAAGRMGRAIEGLAVEDPLLTIVALVDSHEIEDDRWRRRLGEVADPADGVIEFTHAGGLAAIATVCAERGWPLVSGTTSLTEEDHAGLARAAETIPILQASNLSLGIALMRRCLASIGREAPEGTELEILEIHHGAKRDAPSGTARTLYETWSQARGGHAIKKEGRSGLAGPRSPEEVGIHALRLGEVVGEHRCYLALPGGERLELAHSVTRRESFARGAFLALRRLVGRPPGFYSVDEIFLD from the coding sequence ATGAGGGTGGACTCCGCCGATCGCGTCCTTCGCTTCGTTCTTGCCGGCGCCGCCGGCCGGATGGGTCGGGCGATTGAGGGGCTGGCCGTGGAGGATCCCCTGCTGACGATCGTCGCTCTCGTCGATTCCCACGAAATCGAGGACGATCGCTGGCGCCGCCGTCTGGGGGAGGTCGCGGATCCGGCCGATGGCGTGATCGAGTTTACGCATGCCGGAGGCCTGGCAGCGATCGCGACCGTCTGCGCCGAGAGAGGGTGGCCCCTCGTCAGCGGAACAACGAGTCTGACGGAGGAGGACCATGCCGGGCTGGCGCGGGCCGCGGAGACGATCCCCATTCTGCAAGCCAGCAATCTTAGTTTGGGGATCGCCTTGATGCGCAGGTGTCTCGCCTCCATCGGCAGGGAGGCGCCCGAGGGGACCGAGTTGGAGATCCTCGAAATCCATCATGGCGCGAAGCGTGACGCTCCCAGTGGAACGGCGCGAACGCTCTATGAGACCTGGTCCCAGGCGCGGGGCGGCCATGCGATTAAGAAAGAGGGGCGTTCGGGACTCGCCGGCCCCCGGTCGCCTGAAGAGGTGGGGATTCATGCCCTCCGTCTGGGCGAGGTTGTGGGGGAGCACCGTTGTTATCTCGCTTTGCCCGGCGGGGAGCGGCTCGAACTGGCGCACAGTGTCACTCGCCGGGAATCGTTTGCCAGAGGGGCGTTCCTCGCCCTGCGCCGGCTGGTGGGACGGCCACCCGGTTTTTATAGTGTGGATGAGATCTTTTTGGACTGA
- the dapA gene encoding 4-hydroxy-tetrahydrodipicolinate synthase, with protein MFEGVAVAMVTPFRDGEIDFEALDRLVDHLLDGGIDGIVPVGCTGEAAVLSPSERLQVIQRVQKRTRGRAYILPGTGTNTTASTIERTREARELGVDGAMLITPYYNKPTPAGLLAHYQTVADAVDIPIVLYNVPGRTGVSLTVPTVIRLAKHPRIVAIKEASGSLEAISEIAHAGTITLLSGDDGLTLPILAVGGQGVVSVLGNLFPRAMVSMVKAARSNDLETARRYHLALGPLFKALFIESNPGPIKYLLSQEGLIKDEFRLPLVPIREDNREGLREVAERVRRAIEGLDQEVRS; from the coding sequence ATGTTTGAAGGTGTCGCTGTTGCCATGGTCACCCCATTCCGCGACGGGGAGATTGATTTCGAAGCCCTTGATCGGCTGGTCGATCATCTCCTCGATGGCGGGATCGACGGTATCGTCCCCGTCGGATGCACCGGTGAGGCTGCCGTACTGAGTCCCAGCGAGAGGTTGCAGGTGATCCAGCGGGTCCAGAAGCGCACCCGCGGACGCGCCTATATCCTTCCCGGAACCGGGACCAACACGACCGCGTCAACCATTGAACGCACGCGGGAGGCGCGGGAACTGGGTGTGGATGGGGCGATGCTTATTACGCCTTACTATAACAAACCGACACCAGCGGGGCTTCTTGCACATTATCAGACCGTGGCCGATGCGGTTGATATCCCCATTGTCTTGTACAATGTGCCGGGGCGGACGGGTGTCAGCCTCACCGTTCCGACGGTGATCCGTTTGGCGAAACACCCGCGGATCGTGGCGATCAAGGAGGCCTCCGGGTCGCTGGAAGCGATCTCTGAGATCGCGCATGCCGGCACCATCACCTTGCTGTCTGGGGATGACGGTTTAACCTTGCCGATCCTTGCCGTGGGGGGGCAAGGGGTGGTCAGCGTTCTGGGGAATCTCTTCCCTCGGGCGATGGTCTCCATGGTCAAGGCCGCCCGTTCGAATGACCTGGAGACGGCCCGGCGCTACCATCTCGCCCTGGGCCCCCTCTTCAAGGCGCTCTTCATCGAGAGCAATCCCGGCCCGATCAAATATCTCCTCTCGCAGGAAGGGTTGATCAAGGATGAATTCCGCCTGCCGCTGGTGCCCATTCGGGAGGACAACAGGGAGGGTCTGAGGGAGGTGGCCGAAAGGGTTAGGCGGGCGATTGAAGGGCTGGATCAGGAGGTCCGCTCATGA
- the dapF gene encoding diaminopimelate epimerase produces the protein MKPEDHPASSFEFVKVEGAGNDFILVDGRLQPMTWDSKKIRKLCDRRRGIGADGLLYIEPRVKGGLQVRFRNPDGEVAAFCGNGARCIAAYLLLDGKLPPFIFRLEDYAVEAEPAGPGRFRTSMPDPEGRHLGPVTFPAADGEGLEFPSKGILRAALVTVGVPHLVLLCTADLFDRPVSQWGPPLSRHAVVGPSRANVNLILKEGPPEKLPKSRPDQPMERKTWRLRTFERGVEDETLACGSGITAAAWALTSWKEAGTPITIQPTGRDELTVFGETDIRTAAYKTEDRGRWFLEGPARIIYRGRINEGG, from the coding sequence ATGAAACCTGAAGACCATCCGGCCTCATCCTTCGAATTTGTTAAAGTCGAAGGGGCCGGCAATGATTTCATCCTTGTCGATGGCCGGCTCCAACCGATGACCTGGGATTCAAAGAAGATTCGAAAGCTATGCGACCGCCGGCGGGGGATCGGCGCCGACGGCCTGCTCTATATCGAGCCCCGGGTGAAGGGGGGGCTCCAGGTTCGGTTCCGGAATCCCGATGGCGAGGTGGCCGCCTTCTGCGGGAACGGCGCGCGGTGTATCGCCGCTTATCTGCTCCTCGACGGGAAGCTTCCCCCTTTCATATTTCGCCTGGAGGATTATGCGGTGGAGGCCGAACCGGCCGGCCCGGGGCGTTTTCGGACCAGCATGCCGGATCCCGAAGGGAGACATCTCGGGCCCGTTACATTTCCCGCGGCGGATGGAGAGGGGCTCGAATTCCCATCGAAGGGGATTCTGCGGGCGGCGCTTGTCACCGTGGGTGTGCCCCATCTCGTCCTTCTCTGCACGGCGGATCTTTTCGATCGCCCGGTCAGCCAATGGGGCCCACCCCTCAGCCGGCACGCCGTCGTCGGTCCCTCGCGGGCCAATGTCAATCTCATCTTGAAGGAAGGGCCGCCGGAGAAGCTGCCGAAAAGCCGGCCGGATCAGCCGATGGAAAGAAAGACCTGGCGTCTGCGGACTTTTGAGCGGGGGGTCGAGGATGAAACCCTCGCCTGCGGCAGCGGCATCACGGCCGCCGCCTGGGCGCTGACGAGCTGGAAAGAAGCTGGGACCCCCATAACGATCCAGCCGACAGGAAGGGATGAGTTGACTGTTTTTGGGGAGACGGATATTAGAACAGCCGCTTATAAAACAGAAGACCGCGGACGCTGGTTTCTGGAAGGCCCCGCGCGGATCATTTATCGTGGAAGGATCAATGAGGGGGGATAG
- a CDS encoding Ig-like domain-containing protein, protein MVGFLSGIILQWIGGGCAQIEPPSGGPEDKTPPTVLLTVPESLAVGVGVEDPFVISFSESMNKGTVEDWLFLSPEVDRLQFTWNAWDVTIQPKAPLQPNTTYVLLLGSEIRDRRRNPLASPVAIPFSTGDHLDMGRIEGQVIAGLLPAQGQFVFAWTGAPLGPAPAQADGQASEPVTEPVRQLFPPGGISDAIRRGQTDARGGFVLPHLPVNTPLTIAVLYDAGGNRSFDEKSDFWACFPDSLFLPDTLATRMGLEIYLVYPNEPGSINGTIVDSFCTRRSRPGPIRLRADSLRALLAPPPDSTSEEAADPDDRGAWKEWMQWSEDTLEVLPGRLYPPAIDSMLAGLALDLETSLEDSAYCARPIWVELFPSPDSSAISSVRTSDTFELKGIAPGSYWLRAYRDLNLSGDLTEGEPESAWMGPYEIQPVRSIDSLQVSLPVLPKPWPENLLPLRGGTSDSTRAAGKASGEPGEGP, encoded by the coding sequence ATGGTGGGATTCCTCTCCGGAATCATTCTCCAGTGGATCGGTGGGGGATGCGCCCAGATTGAACCTCCCTCCGGAGGTCCGGAAGATAAAACCCCGCCGACGGTTCTGCTCACGGTTCCGGAATCCCTCGCCGTCGGCGTCGGGGTCGAGGATCCCTTCGTCATCTCCTTTAGTGAATCGATGAATAAGGGAACGGTGGAGGATTGGCTTTTTCTGAGTCCTGAGGTGGATCGCTTACAATTCACATGGAATGCATGGGATGTCACGATCCAGCCGAAGGCGCCCCTGCAACCCAACACGACGTATGTCCTTCTACTGGGAAGCGAAATCCGGGACCGGCGGAGGAATCCCCTGGCGTCGCCCGTAGCGATCCCCTTCTCGACCGGGGATCATTTGGACATGGGCCGCATCGAAGGACAGGTGATCGCGGGACTCCTGCCGGCGCAAGGCCAATTTGTTTTTGCCTGGACGGGGGCTCCATTAGGTCCGGCGCCAGCGCAGGCCGATGGACAAGCCTCTGAGCCCGTGACGGAGCCGGTCCGGCAGCTCTTTCCGCCTGGAGGCATCTCTGATGCCATCCGGCGGGGACAAACCGACGCGCGGGGCGGATTCGTTCTGCCGCATCTGCCGGTCAACACACCCCTGACGATCGCCGTCCTCTATGATGCCGGCGGCAACCGCTCCTTCGATGAAAAATCTGATTTCTGGGCCTGTTTCCCGGATAGTCTGTTTCTGCCCGATACACTGGCCACGCGGATGGGTTTGGAAATCTATCTCGTATATCCCAATGAACCGGGTTCGATCAACGGGACGATTGTCGATTCTTTTTGTACACGTCGAAGCCGACCGGGGCCGATCCGACTGCGGGCCGACTCCCTGCGGGCCCTCTTGGCCCCACCTCCAGATTCGACCTCGGAGGAGGCGGCCGACCCAGATGATCGTGGAGCCTGGAAAGAGTGGATGCAGTGGTCGGAAGACACCTTGGAGGTTTTACCGGGCCGGCTTTATCCGCCGGCGATAGATTCGATGCTGGCGGGGCTCGCCCTCGACCTGGAAACGTCCCTTGAAGACAGCGCCTATTGCGCCCGACCGATATGGGTGGAGCTTTTCCCATCCCCCGATTCCAGTGCGATATCCTCAGTGCGTACTTCCGATACGTTTGAACTGAAGGGGATCGCGCCGGGCTCCTATTGGCTGCGCGCCTACCGGGACCTGAATCTCAGTGGCGATCTCACCGAGGGTGAACCGGAGAGCGCCTGGATGGGTCCCTATGAGATTCAACCGGTCCGTTCGATTGATTCTCTTCAGGTCTCCCTGCCGGTCCTGCCCAAACCCTGGCCCGAAAACCTCCTGCCGCTGAGAGGGGGGACATCCGATTCCACGCGGGCGGCTGGAAAAGCTTCGGGGGAACCGGGGGAAGGGCCATGA
- the argF gene encoding ornithine carbamoyltransferase, with the protein MGKKSCLKLSDWSRADLDRTLDRAISIKKDFRKGRETQLLKGQVLGMIFHKPSLRTRLSFEVAMWQLGGKGMLITDAEIGFGRREAVKDIGAVMSRYLDGIMIRTFHQKDIEDLDRASTIPIINGLTNEFHPCQILSDMLTLREKGLSIDGLSLAYLGDSNNIVRSWLNAGLRYKLDLRIGSPKGFEPEEELVEAVQHRGVSKVLVTSSPQEAVAGAHVIYTDTWTSMGQENEAEERRKIFPPFQVNSEMLKGADPDVLVMHCLPAHRGEEITDEVMDGPHSIVYDQAENRLHAQKGLLVTCMEG; encoded by the coding sequence ATGGGAAAGAAAAGTTGCTTGAAATTATCGGATTGGAGCCGGGCCGATTTGGACCGGACCTTGGACCGGGCGATATCCATAAAGAAGGATTTCAGAAAAGGCCGCGAAACGCAGCTCTTGAAGGGCCAGGTTCTCGGGATGATCTTTCACAAACCGAGTCTTAGAACCCGATTGTCGTTTGAGGTCGCCATGTGGCAGCTGGGCGGCAAAGGGATGCTGATTACCGACGCGGAAATCGGTTTCGGCCGCCGCGAAGCGGTGAAGGATATCGGGGCGGTCATGAGCCGCTATCTGGACGGCATCATGATTCGGACCTTCCATCAGAAAGATATCGAGGATCTCGACCGGGCTTCCACCATTCCGATCATCAACGGGCTGACCAATGAATTTCATCCCTGCCAGATTCTCTCTGATATGTTGACCCTGCGGGAGAAGGGGCTCTCGATCGACGGCCTGAGCCTCGCCTATCTCGGGGATTCCAATAATATTGTCCGCTCCTGGCTGAATGCCGGCCTGCGCTACAAACTCGATCTCAGAATAGGGTCGCCCAAGGGATTTGAACCGGAGGAAGAGCTTGTTGAGGCGGTCCAGCACAGGGGGGTCAGTAAAGTCCTCGTGACCTCATCTCCTCAGGAGGCGGTGGCGGGAGCTCATGTCATTTACACCGACACATGGACGAGTATGGGGCAGGAGAATGAGGCGGAAGAGCGCCGCAAGATCTTCCCTCCATTCCAAGTGAATAGTGAAATGCTAAAGGGCGCCGATCCTGATGTGCTGGTCATGCACTGTCTCCCTGCACATCGTGGGGAAGAGATTACAGATGAGGTGATGGACGGTCCGCACTCGATTGTCTATGACCAGGCGGAAAACCGTCTTCATGCCCAGAAGGGGCTTTTGGTCACGTGTATGGAAGGCTGA
- the hslU gene encoding ATP-dependent protease ATPase subunit HslU, producing the protein MTDVQQAAAGLEQFTPRQIVHELDKYIIGQNAAKRSVAIAMRNRVRRQKVSPEMRDEIVPNNIIMIGPTGVGKTEIARRLARLAKAPFIKVEASKFTEVGYVGRDVESMIRDLTEIGVSMVRQEMSQEVEEKAKEGVQERLLNILLPRPRKNATESEDDGSWERTREKLQTQLGKGQLEDRMIDLEVMGRSSPMIEIFSNMGMEEMDISLPEGMDGIFPKKKRKRRLTVAEARVYLLQEETQKLIDMDKAIEAALERIQNAGIVFIDEIDKVAIEQGGSGPDVSRQGVQRDLLPVVEGCAVATKYGLVRTDHILFISAGAFHTSRPSDLIPELQGRFPIRVELSSLTEDDFYRILTEPKNALIKQYQALLATEGVQIEFETDALKRIAAIASEVNDATENIGARRLHTILTTLLEDILFDVPDRKMDEVKITSGLVEKRLGSILQDRDLSRYIL; encoded by the coding sequence TTGACAGACGTACAACAAGCAGCTGCGGGTCTCGAGCAATTCACTCCCCGCCAGATTGTGCATGAACTCGATAAGTATATCATCGGGCAGAATGCGGCCAAGCGAAGTGTGGCCATCGCCATGCGAAACCGAGTCCGCCGGCAAAAAGTCTCTCCGGAGATGAGAGATGAAATCGTCCCGAACAATATCATCATGATCGGCCCGACCGGTGTCGGGAAAACCGAGATCGCGCGGCGGCTGGCCCGCCTCGCGAAGGCTCCCTTTATCAAAGTTGAAGCCTCGAAGTTTACAGAAGTCGGATATGTCGGACGGGACGTTGAGTCGATGATCCGCGATCTGACGGAAATCGGTGTCTCCATGGTCCGGCAGGAAATGAGTCAGGAAGTCGAGGAGAAGGCCAAGGAAGGGGTACAGGAGAGATTGTTAAACATCCTTTTGCCCCGGCCCCGGAAGAATGCGACAGAATCCGAGGATGACGGATCCTGGGAGCGGACGCGGGAGAAACTCCAAACCCAGCTGGGAAAAGGGCAGCTCGAGGACCGGATGATCGACTTGGAAGTCATGGGACGGAGCTCTCCAATGATCGAGATCTTTTCCAATATGGGGATGGAAGAGATGGACATCAGCCTGCCCGAGGGGATGGACGGGATCTTTCCCAAGAAGAAGAGAAAGCGCCGGCTGACCGTCGCTGAAGCGAGGGTCTATCTTCTACAGGAAGAAACCCAGAAGCTGATTGATATGGATAAGGCCATCGAAGCGGCGCTCGAAAGAATCCAGAATGCGGGGATTGTCTTTATTGATGAGATCGATAAGGTCGCTATCGAACAAGGAGGTTCGGGGCCGGATGTCTCCCGGCAGGGCGTGCAGCGGGATCTCCTGCCGGTCGTCGAGGGTTGCGCCGTGGCCACAAAATACGGTCTTGTCCGGACCGACCATATCCTTTTCATCTCCGCGGGGGCTTTTCATACCAGCCGCCCCTCAGATCTGATTCCGGAATTGCAGGGCCGGTTCCCCATCCGGGTTGAATTGTCTTCTTTGACGGAAGATGATTTTTACCGGATCCTGACGGAACCGAAGAACGCCCTTATTAAACAATACCAAGCCCTATTGGCCACCGAGGGCGTTCAGATCGAATTTGAAACCGATGCGCTGAAAAGAATCGCAGCCATCGCCAGTGAAGTGAATGACGCCACAGAGAATATCGGCGCCAGAAGATTGCATACAATACTGACAACACTTTTGGAAGATATCCTCTTTGATGTCCCGGATCGAAAGATGGATGAGGTCAAGATCACATCCGGCTTGGTTGAGAAACGACTGGGCTCCATCCTTCAAGATAGGGATCTGAGTCGTTATATTTTGTGA
- the hslV gene encoding ATP-dependent protease subunit HslV, whose translation MIRSTTVLAVVRDGKSAMAGDGQVTAGNTILKATARKVRRLHQGTVLAGFAGSAADGLQLFDRFETALESHQGKLQKAAIEIAKVWRSDRFLRRLQAQLAVADRDHVLLISGTGDVVEPEDGIVAIGSGAPYALAACRALSAHTELPPEKLAVEALRIAAQICIFTNDQIYLEEL comes from the coding sequence ATGATTCGATCCACCACTGTCTTGGCTGTTGTGAGAGACGGGAAAAGCGCCATGGCCGGTGACGGCCAGGTGACGGCGGGAAATACCATCTTGAAAGCAACCGCCCGAAAAGTCCGCCGTCTTCATCAAGGAACGGTTCTGGCCGGGTTCGCCGGTTCCGCCGCGGATGGCCTGCAACTCTTCGACCGTTTTGAAACAGCCTTGGAATCCCATCAAGGCAAGCTTCAAAAGGCGGCGATCGAGATCGCTAAGGTTTGGCGGTCCGACCGTTTTCTCCGGCGTCTCCAAGCTCAATTGGCGGTGGCGGATCGGGACCATGTTCTTCTTATCTCAGGAACCGGTGATGTCGTGGAGCCTGAAGACGGCATTGTTGCCATCGGAAGCGGGGCGCCTTATGCCCTGGCCGCCTGCAGGGCTCTGTCCGCGCATACGGAACTTCCTCCCGAAAAGCTGGCCGTCGAGGCCTTGAGGATCGCGGCCCAAATCTGTATCTTCACCAACGACCAGATCTATCTCGAGGAACTCTAG